The Klebsiella sp. RHBSTW-00484 genome includes a window with the following:
- a CDS encoding microcin C ABC transporter permease, whose translation MSFFSPVNQARWARFRHNRRGYWSLWIFLVLFTCSLCAELIANDKPLLVQYRGSLYVPLLKNYSETTFGGSFATAANYQDPWLQKQLDDNGWALWAPVRFGATTINFASDSPFPSPPSKLNWLGTDADGGDVLARILYGTRISILFGLLLTFFSSVLGVMAGAIQGYYGGKIDLWGQRFIEVWSGMPTLFLIILLSSVVQANFWWLLAITVLFGWMTLVGVVRAEFLRTRNYDYIRAAQALGVSDRAIILRHMLPNAMVATLTFLPFILCSSITTLTSLDFLGFGLPLGSPSLGELLLQGKNNLQAPWLGIAAFLSVAVLLTLLIFIGEAVRDAFDPSKAV comes from the coding sequence ATGTCATTTTTTAGTCCCGTCAATCAAGCCCGCTGGGCGCGCTTTCGCCACAACCGTCGCGGCTACTGGTCTCTGTGGATCTTTTTGGTGCTTTTCACCTGTAGCCTGTGCGCCGAGCTTATCGCCAACGATAAACCTCTGCTGGTGCAGTACCGCGGCAGCCTCTACGTTCCGCTATTAAAAAACTACAGCGAGACCACCTTCGGCGGCAGCTTTGCTACCGCCGCCAACTATCAGGATCCGTGGCTGCAAAAGCAGCTGGACGATAACGGCTGGGCCCTGTGGGCGCCGGTACGTTTTGGTGCGACGACCATTAACTTCGCCAGCGACAGTCCCTTTCCGTCTCCGCCGTCAAAGCTGAACTGGCTGGGCACCGATGCCGACGGCGGTGATGTGCTGGCGCGAATCCTCTATGGGACACGAATTTCTATTCTCTTCGGTCTGTTGCTGACCTTCTTCTCCAGCGTGCTGGGGGTAATGGCTGGCGCAATCCAGGGATATTACGGCGGAAAAATTGATCTCTGGGGGCAACGGTTTATCGAGGTGTGGTCAGGGATGCCAACTCTATTTCTGATTATCCTGCTCTCAAGCGTGGTCCAGGCCAATTTCTGGTGGCTGCTGGCGATTACCGTACTGTTCGGCTGGATGACGCTGGTGGGCGTCGTCCGCGCTGAATTCCTGCGCACCCGCAACTATGACTATATTCGCGCCGCGCAGGCGCTCGGCGTTAGCGATCGGGCGATTATTCTGCGCCATATGCTCCCTAATGCCATGGTTGCCACCCTCACCTTCCTGCCGTTTATTTTGTGTAGTTCGATAACCACCCTGACCTCGCTGGACTTTCTCGGCTTCGGTCTGCCGCTGGGCTCCCCGTCTTTGGGCGAGCTGCTGTTACAGGGGAAAAACAACCTTCAGGCTCCGTGGCTCGGCATCGCCGCTTTTCTGTCGGTGGCAGTGCTGCTGACGTTGTTGATTTTTATCGGTGAAGCGGTTCGCGACGCCTTCGACCCAAGCAAGGCGGTGTAG
- the mepS gene encoding bifunctional murein DD-endopeptidase/murein LD-carboxypeptidase has protein sequence MVKSQPILRYILRVAPAIAVAVLLSACSSNSTARNMHSETLAVGSGDLSSLQASQDEFETMVRNLDVKSRLMDQYASWKGVRYRLGGSTRKGIDCSAFVQRTFREQFGLELPRSTSEQQDSGKSITRSQLRTGDLVLFRAGSTGRHVGIYIGNNQFVHASTSSGVTISSMDEPYWKKRYNEARRVLSRS, from the coding sequence ATGGTCAAATCTCAGCCGATTTTGAGATATATCTTGCGGGTCGCCCCCGCGATTGCAGTTGCGGTTCTGCTTTCCGCGTGTAGTTCAAATAGTACCGCCAGAAATATGCATTCTGAGACGCTTGCTGTGGGTAGTGGCGATTTATCATCACTGCAAGCCTCTCAGGATGAATTTGAAACAATGGTTCGCAATCTGGACGTTAAGTCCCGTTTGATGGATCAATATGCCAGCTGGAAGGGCGTGCGTTACCGCCTCGGCGGCAGCACTCGTAAAGGCATCGATTGTTCTGCCTTTGTGCAACGTACTTTCCGTGAACAGTTTGGTCTGGAACTGCCGCGCTCAACTTCTGAGCAGCAGGATTCAGGTAAATCCATTACGCGTTCTCAACTGCGTACTGGTGATTTAGTTCTTTTCCGTGCTGGTTCTACGGGTCGACATGTTGGCATCTATATCGGCAACAACCAGTTTGTTCATGCATCCACCAGCAGCGGTGTGACGATTTCAAGCATGGATGAGCCGTACTGGAAAAAGCGCTATAACGAAGCGCGACGAGTTCTGAGCCGCTCGTAA
- a CDS encoding phosphatase PAP2 family protein: MVMIKNRIPLILLLNAAGIALFCSWYFPVNHGFWNPLDSAIFYFFNHLVGVSPAYTWLLAIINNRAFDACSLLAMGSLMLSFWFKEQSAGRRRVIIIGLVMLLAAVVINQLAQHLMPVKRASPSLSFTDITKVSDVISFPTKDASKDSFPGDHGMMLLIFAAFMWRYFGHRALAIALVIFVVFAFPRVMIGAHWFTDIAVGSLTAVLIGAPWVLMTPLSDKVISLFERYLPGGKTKN, from the coding sequence ATAGTTATGATTAAAAATCGAATTCCCCTTATCCTGCTGCTGAACGCGGCGGGTATAGCGCTATTTTGCTCGTGGTACTTTCCTGTTAACCATGGTTTCTGGAATCCGCTGGATTCCGCTATCTTCTATTTCTTTAACCACCTAGTTGGAGTGAGCCCTGCTTACACCTGGCTGCTGGCAATTATCAACAACCGCGCATTCGACGCCTGCTCGCTGCTGGCAATGGGCAGCCTGATGCTGAGCTTCTGGTTTAAAGAACAGAGCGCCGGACGCCGCCGGGTGATTATCATCGGCCTGGTAATGCTGCTCGCCGCCGTCGTCATCAATCAGTTGGCTCAGCATCTGATGCCGGTCAAACGCGCCAGCCCCTCGCTCTCTTTCACCGACATTACTAAAGTGAGTGATGTGATCTCATTTCCCACTAAAGATGCCTCTAAGGATAGCTTCCCGGGCGATCACGGCATGATGCTGCTGATTTTTGCCGCATTTATGTGGCGCTATTTTGGTCATCGTGCGTTGGCTATTGCGCTGGTCATATTTGTGGTCTTCGCGTTCCCGCGCGTAATGATTGGCGCTCACTGGTTTACCGATATTGCCGTCGGCTCATTAACTGCCGTATTGATTGGCGCGCCCTGGGTGTTGATGACTCCACTGAGCGATAAAGTGATATCTTTATTTGAACGTTATCTTCCCGGCGGAAAAACAAAAAATTAA
- a CDS encoding CobW family GTP-binding protein, with translation MTKTNLITGFLGSGKTTSILHLLARKPADEKWAVLVNEFGEVGIDGALLAESGALLKEIPGGCMCCVNGLPMQVGLNTLLRQGKPDRLLIEPTGLGHPKQILDILTAAVYEPWIDLRATLCVLDPRQLLDEKVVTNENFRDQLAAADIVITNKADRATSESQLAFATWWQTYAGERQHVSATQGNIDPVWLDLPRRNVTPLPESAEHAHSHGKKPGLAALNLPTHQRWRRSLNSGQGYQSCGWIFDAETIFDTVGLLEWARLAPVGRVKGVMRIAEGLVRINRQQLDLHIETQNVAPPDSRIELIADSDTDWNALQASLLKLRLS, from the coding sequence GTGACCAAAACAAACTTGATCACGGGGTTTCTCGGCAGTGGCAAAACGACCTCAATTTTGCATCTGCTGGCCCGTAAGCCCGCGGATGAAAAATGGGCCGTGCTGGTCAACGAGTTTGGCGAAGTGGGCATCGACGGCGCACTGCTGGCCGAGAGTGGAGCCCTGCTTAAAGAAATCCCCGGCGGCTGCATGTGCTGCGTCAACGGCCTGCCAATGCAGGTTGGGCTCAATACGCTGCTGCGCCAGGGGAAACCAGACCGCTTGTTAATAGAGCCAACCGGTCTTGGCCATCCCAAACAGATCCTCGATATTCTGACCGCCGCGGTATACGAGCCGTGGATCGACCTGCGCGCGACGCTATGCGTGCTGGACCCGCGTCAGTTGCTCGACGAAAAGGTGGTGACCAACGAAAACTTTCGCGACCAGTTAGCCGCCGCCGATATTGTCATCACCAATAAAGCGGACCGCGCGACCAGCGAAAGCCAACTGGCCTTTGCAACATGGTGGCAAACTTATGCCGGAGAGCGTCAGCACGTCAGCGCCACCCAGGGCAATATTGACCCGGTATGGCTTGATTTGCCGCGCCGCAACGTCACGCCGCTACCTGAAAGCGCTGAACACGCGCATAGCCACGGGAAAAAACCAGGTCTGGCGGCGCTTAATCTCCCTACCCACCAACGCTGGCGCCGCAGTCTTAATAGCGGTCAGGGCTATCAGTCCTGTGGCTGGATTTTTGACGCCGAGACCATTTTTGACACCGTTGGCCTGCTCGAATGGGCGCGACTGGCGCCGGTCGGGCGCGTTAAAGGCGTGATGCGTATTGCCGAAGGACTGGTGCGTATCAATCGCCAGCAGCTTGACCTGCATATTGAGACGCAGAACGTTGCGCCGCCGGATAGCCGCATTGAGCTGATCGCTGATTCCGATACCGACTGGAACGCGCTACAGGCCTCCTTGTTGAAGCTTCGTTTAAGTTAA
- a CDS encoding microcin C ABC transporter permease YejB codes for MGAYLLRRLLLIIPTLWAIITINFFIVQIAPGGPVDQAIAAIEFGDRGSLPGAGESGMSASHARTGVSNISDGHYRGGRGLDPEVIAEITHRYGFDKPLHERYFKMLGDYLRFDFGDSLFRSSSVLQLIKDSLPVSITLGLWSTLIIYLVSIPLGIRKAVSNGSHFDVWSSTLIIIGYAIPAFLFAILLIVIFAGGSYFDLFPLRGLVSANFDSLPWYQKILDYLWHITLPVLATVIGGFAALTMLTKNSFLDEIRKQYVVTARAKGVSEKQILWGHIFRNAMLLVIAGFPATFISMFFTGSLLIEVMFSLNGLGLLGYEATVSRDYPVMFGTLYIFTLIGLLLNIISDISYTLVDPRIDFEGR; via the coding sequence ATGGGTGCATATCTGCTCCGCCGACTACTGCTGATCATCCCAACGCTATGGGCGATCATCACCATTAACTTTTTTATTGTGCAAATTGCGCCCGGCGGCCCGGTCGATCAGGCGATTGCAGCCATTGAGTTTGGCGATCGCGGCAGTTTGCCTGGGGCCGGAGAAAGCGGAATGAGCGCCAGCCATGCGCGTACCGGCGTCAGTAACATTAGCGACGGACACTATCGCGGCGGGCGCGGGCTCGACCCGGAGGTCATAGCCGAAATAACCCACCGCTACGGCTTTGATAAACCGCTGCACGAGCGCTATTTTAAAATGCTCGGCGATTATCTGCGCTTTGATTTTGGCGATAGCCTGTTCCGCAGCTCGTCGGTACTACAGCTGATTAAAGACAGCCTGCCGGTCTCCATCACCCTTGGTTTATGGAGCACGTTGATTATTTATCTGGTGTCGATTCCATTGGGGATCCGCAAAGCGGTCAGCAACGGCAGCCATTTTGACGTCTGGAGCAGCACGCTGATTATTATCGGCTATGCGATCCCCGCATTCTTGTTCGCGATTTTACTGATCGTTATCTTTGCCGGGGGGAGTTATTTCGATCTCTTCCCGCTACGCGGGCTGGTTTCCGCCAACTTCGATAGCCTGCCGTGGTATCAAAAAATCCTCGACTATCTCTGGCACATTACGCTACCCGTGCTGGCGACGGTGATCGGCGGTTTCGCGGCACTCACCATGCTGACCAAAAACAGCTTTCTTGATGAGATCCGCAAGCAGTACGTGGTCACTGCCCGTGCCAAAGGCGTGAGTGAAAAGCAGATCCTCTGGGGTCATATTTTTCGCAACGCCATGCTGCTGGTGATTGCTGGCTTTCCGGCCACCTTTATCAGCATGTTCTTTACCGGCTCGCTGCTCATTGAGGTGATGTTCTCGCTAAATGGGCTGGGGCTGTTGGGCTATGAAGCCACCGTTTCCCGCGATTATCCGGTGATGTTCGGCACGCTGTATATTTTTACCCTGATTGGCCTGCTGCTGAATATCATCAGCGATATCAGCTATACGCTGGTCGATCCGCGTATCGATTTTGAGGGCCGCTAA
- a CDS encoding YejG family protein, with the protein MNTLQLSIVHRLPQNYRWLAGFAGSRVEPIPQNGAQSENSLVALKLLSPDGQNAWSVMHKLSQALSDIEVDSSIVECEGEPCLFVNRQDEFAATCRLKNFGVAIAEPFSGNNPF; encoded by the coding sequence GTGAATACACTGCAACTCTCTATCGTACACCGTCTGCCGCAGAACTATCGCTGGCTGGCCGGTTTTGCAGGTTCAAGAGTTGAACCGATTCCGCAAAACGGCGCGCAGAGCGAAAACAGCCTTGTTGCTTTAAAATTGCTGAGTCCGGATGGCCAAAATGCATGGTCGGTCATGCATAAGCTTAGCCAGGCGCTCAGCGACATCGAAGTAGATAGCTCTATCGTTGAATGCGAAGGGGAACCATGCCTGTTTGTTAATCGCCAGGACGAGTTTGCTGCAACCTGTCGCCTGAAAAATTTCGGCGTGGCGATTGCTGAACCTTTCTCTGGTAATAATCCATTCTGA
- a CDS encoding cyclic di-GMP phosphodiesterase — translation MPTRHFSPRRKIWLTSLCIGIAVALLAGSIQFMVIYHNRAERFDVIIDNVHAYLKIYFRDLNQTIDGLQPLVDQPCENVDSGLTAHAAFSPNVRALLLVKNGFAFCSSATGAMNTPLTQLIPQLDISKAVDMAILPGTPMMPQSAALAMWVRSPHGGEDGVFVSINANLTPYILYSARQNDFSGLALAINHTAISTFSNKLIDPQTLLSPPIRQVQIDGLPLKVYLYANSWLAENTQFALLLGVVCGLLAGFLSYYVLTIKSDPRKELLLAIKNDQFYVVYQPVVKSDTLQISGIEVLMRWRHPTAGEIPPDVFITLAEAQQMIIPLTRHLLKLIAHDAVTLQSLLPAGSKLGINISPAHLHADSFQQDIQHFATTMPSGHFSVVLEITERAMIDKNRSLENFDWLHEQGFEIAIDDFGTGHSALIYLERYNFDYLKIDRGFVQAIGTETVTSPVLDAVISLSRRLKLTTVAEGVETQEQAEWLCQHGVNYLQGYWLSRPLTLEALVAAHNEPAKYFTTR, via the coding sequence ATGCCTACCCGTCACTTCTCTCCTCGGCGTAAAATCTGGCTAACCAGCCTATGTATCGGAATCGCCGTCGCCCTGCTGGCCGGTAGCATTCAGTTTATGGTGATTTATCACAATCGGGCAGAGCGTTTCGATGTCATCATTGATAATGTTCATGCGTACCTTAAGATCTACTTCCGCGATTTAAATCAGACCATTGATGGCCTGCAACCGCTAGTCGATCAGCCCTGCGAAAATGTCGATTCTGGATTAACCGCCCATGCTGCATTCAGCCCAAACGTGCGTGCGCTCCTGCTGGTTAAAAATGGTTTCGCGTTTTGTTCCTCCGCCACCGGGGCAATGAATACGCCTTTAACCCAGCTCATCCCCCAGCTCGATATCTCTAAAGCGGTCGATATGGCCATTCTGCCCGGGACGCCCATGATGCCACAAAGCGCCGCGCTGGCGATGTGGGTCCGCAGTCCGCACGGTGGAGAAGACGGTGTTTTTGTCTCGATTAATGCCAACCTGACACCCTATATTCTCTACTCTGCCCGGCAGAACGATTTCAGCGGCCTTGCCCTGGCCATTAACCACACTGCCATCTCCACCTTCAGCAATAAACTTATCGACCCGCAAACACTACTCTCACCACCAATCCGCCAGGTGCAGATTGACGGTTTGCCGCTCAAAGTTTATCTCTACGCCAACAGTTGGCTGGCAGAAAATACCCAATTCGCCCTGCTGCTTGGCGTGGTATGCGGCCTGCTGGCAGGGTTTTTGAGCTATTACGTCCTGACTATCAAATCTGACCCGCGCAAAGAACTGCTGTTGGCGATCAAAAACGATCAGTTTTACGTGGTTTACCAACCGGTAGTGAAATCCGACACGCTGCAAATTAGCGGTATTGAGGTACTGATGCGCTGGCGGCACCCGACCGCCGGGGAGATCCCTCCCGACGTGTTTATCACCCTGGCTGAAGCCCAGCAGATGATTATCCCTCTCACCCGCCATCTGTTAAAACTGATAGCTCATGATGCCGTGACCCTGCAAAGCCTTCTGCCCGCCGGTAGCAAGCTTGGGATAAATATTTCACCCGCCCACCTGCATGCCGACAGTTTTCAGCAGGATATTCAACATTTCGCGACAACTATGCCTTCTGGCCATTTTAGCGTGGTGCTGGAGATTACCGAGCGCGCGATGATCGATAAAAACCGATCGTTGGAGAATTTCGACTGGCTACATGAGCAAGGCTTTGAAATTGCGATCGATGATTTTGGCACCGGACATAGTGCGCTTATCTATCTGGAGCGCTATAACTTCGACTATCTGAAGATTGACCGCGGCTTCGTGCAAGCTATCGGCACCGAAACCGTGACATCACCGGTTCTGGATGCCGTGATCTCGCTGAGCCGCCGTCTGAAGCTCACCACGGTCGCCGAAGGTGTGGAAACGCAGGAACAGGCCGAATGGCTATGCCAGCACGGAGTGAACTATCTGCAGGGTTACTGGTTAAGCCGACCGCTGACCCTGGAAGCGCTGGTCGCCGCCCACAATGAACCCGCGAAATATTTCACAACCCGCTGA
- a CDS encoding extracellular solute-binding protein, whose product MFVRISLILLTLFSLQSQAQAIKESNTFAIIGEPKYVAGFDHYDYANPAAPKGGAITLAAIGTFDNFNRYALRGNPGIRTETLYDSLFTTSDDEPGSYYPLIAESARYDEAFSWMEITLNPHARYHDGSPITASDVAFTFQKFMTEGVPQFRLYYKGTTVKAIAPLTVRIELAKPGKENMLSLFSLPVMPEKFWRNHKLSDPLSSPPLASGPYRVTAWRMGQYITYSRVKDYWAADLPVNRGRWNFDTLRYDYYLDDNVAFEAFKAGAVDRREENIAKNWATRYVGRNFTHGYIVKDEYTNTSAQNTQWLAFNIQRPVFTDRRVREAITLAFDFEWMNKALFYNSYSRANSFFQNTEYAARDYPDAEELALLTPLKKEIPAEVFTQIYLPPVSSGDGFERVNLLKADAILNQAGWVVKNQRRVNAKSGKPLRFELLLPSGSSDRWVLPFQHNLQRLGIAMDIRQVDNSQYSNRKRSRDYDMMPNVWRATPWPGTDLQISWDSEYIDSSYNASGVQSPAVDQLIAQIIRWQGNKEKLLPLGRALDRVLTWNYYMLPMWYMAQDRTAYWDKFSFPQTRAVYSSGFENWWYDASKAARLPADRR is encoded by the coding sequence ATGTTTGTACGCATCAGCCTGATACTGCTGACCTTATTTAGCCTGCAGAGCCAGGCGCAAGCGATTAAAGAGAGCAATACGTTCGCCATTATCGGCGAGCCTAAATACGTCGCTGGCTTTGACCACTACGATTATGCCAACCCCGCCGCGCCGAAAGGCGGTGCGATTACCCTTGCGGCCATTGGCACCTTTGATAACTTCAATCGCTACGCGCTGCGCGGCAACCCGGGCATACGTACCGAAACGCTGTATGACTCCTTGTTTACCACCTCTGATGACGAACCCGGTAGCTACTATCCGCTGATTGCCGAAAGCGCTCGCTATGACGAAGCATTTTCGTGGATGGAGATAACCCTCAATCCACACGCCCGCTACCATGACGGCAGCCCAATAACCGCCAGCGATGTCGCGTTTACTTTTCAAAAGTTTATGACCGAAGGAGTGCCGCAATTTCGCCTCTATTATAAAGGCACCACCGTTAAAGCGATCGCCCCGCTAACCGTTCGCATTGAGCTGGCAAAACCGGGTAAAGAGAATATGCTCAGCCTGTTCTCCCTGCCAGTGATGCCGGAAAAATTCTGGCGTAACCATAAGCTCAGCGACCCGCTCTCTTCACCGCCGTTAGCTAGCGGTCCGTACCGCGTGACCGCCTGGCGTATGGGTCAGTACATCACCTACTCGCGAGTAAAAGACTACTGGGCCGCTGATTTACCGGTTAATCGTGGGCGCTGGAATTTCGACACCTTGCGCTACGATTACTATCTGGATGACAACGTCGCCTTTGAAGCCTTCAAAGCCGGAGCCGTTGACCGACGCGAAGAGAATATCGCCAAGAACTGGGCCACCCGCTATGTGGGGCGCAATTTTACCCATGGCTACATCGTCAAAGATGAATATACCAACACCTCAGCACAGAATACCCAGTGGCTGGCTTTTAACATCCAGCGCCCGGTATTTACCGACCGGCGGGTACGCGAAGCCATAACTCTCGCGTTTGATTTTGAATGGATGAATAAGGCGCTGTTTTATAACTCTTACAGCCGCGCCAATAGCTTCTTTCAGAATACCGAATACGCGGCGCGTGATTATCCAGATGCCGAAGAGCTTGCTCTGCTGACGCCGCTGAAAAAAGAGATCCCAGCCGAAGTTTTCACGCAGATCTACCTGCCCCCGGTCTCCAGCGGCGACGGTTTCGAACGCGTAAACCTGCTCAAAGCAGATGCCATCCTTAACCAGGCGGGATGGGTGGTGAAAAACCAGCGGCGGGTTAACGCGAAAAGCGGTAAACCGTTACGCTTTGAGCTGCTACTTCCTTCCGGGAGCAGCGATCGCTGGGTTCTGCCCTTTCAGCACAATCTTCAGCGGCTCGGGATTGCGATGGATATTCGCCAGGTCGACAACTCCCAGTACAGCAACCGCAAGCGCAGCCGCGATTACGACATGATGCCCAACGTCTGGCGCGCCACGCCCTGGCCCGGTACTGACCTGCAAATCTCCTGGGACTCTGAATATATTGACTCCAGCTACAACGCTTCCGGTGTACAAAGCCCGGCCGTCGACCAGCTGATTGCCCAAATCATTCGCTGGCAGGGCAATAAGGAGAAGCTGCTGCCGCTGGGCCGGGCTCTCGACCGCGTGCTGACGTGGAACTATTACATGCTGCCGATGTGGTATATGGCGCAGGACCGAACCGCATACTGGGATAAATTCTCTTTCCCGCAGACCCGCGCGGTCTACTCTTCTGGTTTTGAAAACTGGTGGTACGACGCAAGCAAAGCCGCCAGGCTCCCCGCGGACAGACGTTAA
- the yejF gene encoding microcin C ABC transporter ATP-binding protein YejF, whose amino-acid sequence MTQPLLDIDNLSIAFRQQGETTTVVSELSLQIAAGETLALVGESGSGKSVSALSVLRLLPSPPVSYPSGDIRFHGQSLLHADEHTLRGVRGNRIAMIFQEPMVSLNPLHNLEKQLYEVLSLHRGMRKEAARGEILDCLDRVGIRNAPRRLGDYPHQLSGGERQRVMIAMALLTRPELLIADEPTTALDVSVQAQILALLRELKQELNMGLLFITHNLSIVRQLADRVAVMQNGRCVEQNSCQALFSAPEHPYTRRLLDSEPSGDPVPLDPNAPELLRAENLSIAFPIRKGLLRRVVDHNRVVNALSFHLRAGETLGLVGESGSGKSTTGLALLRLIHSEGTINFDGEALQGRNRRQMLPLRRRMQVVFQDPNSSLNPRLNVLQIIEEGLRVHQPTLTPAEREQAVIQAMQEVGLDPQSRHRYPAAFSGGQRQRIAIARALVVKPQLIVLDEPTSSLDKTVQAQILALLKALQQKHQLAYIFISHDLRVVRALCHQVMVLRQGEVIEQGECERVFTAPQQEYTRQLLALS is encoded by the coding sequence ATGACGCAACCTCTGTTAGATATCGATAACCTCTCCATCGCCTTCCGCCAGCAGGGTGAAACCACCACCGTCGTCAGCGAGCTGTCGCTGCAAATCGCGGCGGGCGAAACCCTGGCGCTGGTGGGCGAATCCGGTTCCGGCAAAAGCGTTTCGGCGCTGTCGGTGCTACGCCTGCTGCCCTCACCGCCGGTCAGCTATCCTAGCGGCGATATCCGTTTTCACGGTCAATCGCTGCTGCACGCTGATGAACACACCTTGCGCGGCGTGCGCGGTAACCGCATCGCGATGATCTTTCAGGAGCCGATGGTTTCGCTAAACCCGTTACATAACCTCGAAAAGCAGCTGTACGAAGTGCTCTCTTTGCACCGTGGTATGCGTAAAGAGGCGGCGCGCGGGGAGATCCTCGACTGTCTTGATCGCGTGGGGATCCGCAATGCGCCGCGGCGACTAGGCGATTATCCGCATCAGCTTTCCGGCGGCGAGCGCCAGCGGGTGATGATAGCCATGGCGCTGCTGACGCGCCCGGAGTTGCTTATTGCCGATGAACCCACTACCGCGCTGGATGTGTCGGTCCAGGCGCAAATCCTCGCGCTGCTGCGCGAACTTAAGCAAGAGCTCAACATGGGGCTGCTATTTATCACCCATAACCTGAGCATCGTACGCCAGCTCGCCGATCGCGTGGCGGTGATGCAAAACGGCCGCTGCGTCGAGCAAAATAGCTGTCAGGCGCTATTCTCTGCGCCTGAGCATCCTTATACTCGCCGCCTGCTGGATAGCGAGCCATCGGGCGATCCGGTGCCGCTGGATCCAAACGCGCCGGAGCTGCTGCGGGCGGAAAATTTGAGCATTGCTTTTCCTATACGCAAGGGGCTCCTGCGCCGGGTCGTCGATCATAATCGGGTGGTTAACGCCCTTAGCTTTCATTTACGCGCCGGAGAAACCCTTGGTCTGGTCGGCGAATCTGGCTCTGGCAAAAGCACCACTGGGCTGGCACTTCTGCGCCTGATTCACTCTGAGGGAACGATTAATTTTGATGGTGAGGCACTTCAGGGGCGCAATCGTCGTCAGATGCTGCCGCTACGCCGTCGTATGCAGGTTGTTTTTCAGGACCCTAACTCATCTCTGAATCCACGGCTCAATGTCCTGCAAATCATTGAAGAAGGGTTGCGCGTGCATCAACCGACGCTCACCCCTGCCGAGAGGGAGCAGGCGGTGATACAGGCGATGCAGGAGGTAGGACTGGACCCGCAATCTCGTCATCGCTATCCAGCCGCCTTTTCCGGTGGTCAGCGTCAGCGCATCGCTATCGCCAGGGCATTAGTGGTTAAGCCTCAGCTCATCGTGCTGGATGAGCCGACCTCGTCGCTGGATAAGACCGTACAGGCGCAAATTCTGGCCTTGCTGAAGGCGTTACAGCAAAAGCATCAGTTGGCCTATATTTTTATCAGCCACGACTTACGCGTAGTGCGGGCACTGTGTCATCAAGTCATGGTGCTGCGGCAGGGAGAGGTTATCGAGCAGGGGGAGTGCGAGCGCGTTTTTACCGCTCCGCAGCAGGAATATACCCGCCAGCTGCTGGCGCTAAGCTGA